TCGGGTCATATTTTTCAGTTTCTTTATAAAATTTACCATCATCATTTTTATAAATAAATTCAAGGTAAATGGGATTGAGTAAAGCTAAATCACCACCTATTACAAAATTTGCTTTAGCTTTAATTCCAAAAGGATTTTCTTTATCGGCAATAATGTATTGATACCCAAACCCGGGACGAATTAATAAAATATGGTATTTTCTTCCGTAAACATAAGGTTTCGCATTCTCAAGAACAGGGTTTAAAACTTTTATTTCTTTGGGATGTTTTAGAGAAAGGATATCAAGATTAAGAATAAAATTATTGCTTACATTTTTATTGACCAGATATTGAAAATTTCCTCCCCAGCCATTTGTGTGTAATTGAATACCAACGGCTATTGAATTATCATATTTTATAGTCGTGTATTGATTGATAGCATTTTCCTGCCCAATTAGTTGGAGTGAAAGAAAAATTGAGAACAATATTGGAAATACTTTTTTCATTAAGGAAAATATTCTTTATATATAATTGATATAAATAATTATTTGTAAGAACTTTCAATTGCAAATTGTGTGCTATTTGTGGAGTTATCCATCATAGGGCATAAATCTCTTTCGCATGCTCCAAGTATTATTATTAATGTAATTGCAGTTAATAGTATTTTGATTTTTTTTAACACAATTCAAATTATTTAAGTTAAAAACAAAAAGCAAAGTTAACACTCAACACATGGAAAATAATATTTTAATTTAATTATTTGTTAACGAGATGTTAATGTTTTATCATTTTTATTCATGCAAAATCCAGGACAAAGGTCTTGATGACACGAGATAAAAGCAAATAATGAAATTAGAAAAATGATTAATAAAAGTAATCTTTTTGAAAAAGAAAATATTTTGTTAAATTTGTCCATACTTATATTATTGTTTGACAATGTTGCAAAGGTACAAAATAATTTAGTTTGTGGATATATTATACTGAAAATTATGGTGACTTTAGTTTTCTTGTTACTAAGACACTAAGAATCACGAATGTTTTTTTGTTTGCCACAAAGACATAAAGACACAAAGGAACACGAATTTTTTTTTGTTTTCCACTAAGAAATAAATGTACAAATTTTCATAAAGATTTTTTTTAGTGACTCTTCGTGCCTTAGAGTCTTTGTGGCTACTCTTTTTTGTTTGCCACAAAGACACGAAGACACAAAGGAACACTAATTTTTTTTTGTTTTCCACTAAGAAATAAATGTACAAATTTTCATAAAGATTTTTTTTAGTGACTCTTCGTGCCTTAGAGTCTTTGTGGCTACTCTTTTTTGTTTGCCACAAAGACACGAAGACAGTAAGTAACTAAATATGTATTGTTTCTACTGTAATTGTAGTTTACCTGAAGTTAAGATTCCCTTGCTTGTTGAATAAATCTGATAATAATAAATTCCATTTGCTTCGTTTTGTCTTTGAAAATGTGTGGTCTCATTATTAATTTGAATTTTCCTAACACTTTGACCTGAAGAATTATAAAGTTCAAGAATCATTTCATTATTGTAAATTTCAGGTATTTCAATATTTACAAAGCTTTTTGCAGGATTAGGGTATAGATTAATTTTTTCATGTTTGATATAATTCTCTTTGATAGAAGTGTAATATTGATTTATTTCACTATCAGTTAAAGTGCAATTAAACATCTTAATATTGTCTATTGACCCATGAAAGAAATAATCTATTTTTCTGCCACATCCAATTCTTGTATTTTCAGCTCCATCAGGGCTTCCATGATAGTACCCCATTACGCCTGAATAAATTTTTACTCCGTCAAGATAATAATGTAATGAGTCTTGATTAAGTGCAACTGCAACAAAGTACCATTGATTCAAATTGATAGAAGCCTCAAATTGGTTGCCAGTTTTTCCAACATTATATTTTAAATTATATTGAGAGCCATCTTTAACAATTACAATGATATTTTTTCCATAAAGTAAATCAGGTGTGTCATTGTTTAAAATAACTCCTGATTCATTATGTGATTGAGATTTAAACCATAGTGTTATGGATCTTTCAGGGTAATCAAATGTTTCAGGTAAAATGATATAATTATCTATTCCATTGAAAGAAAATGCTGCGTTATTATCTCCTGTAAATCCTGTTGTTATAATTGCACCATGATTTGTGCCGTGATAATTGTTTGTTGTCTTATCCATTACATTGGCATCAAACTGATAGTCGGCTACTATACAAGAACTCCTTTGTGAATATACTGATACAGAACAAAAAAGTATTATTGTCAGGAAGTAAATATTTTTCATGTTTTTTGATTTAAAAGTTAATAATTATTAAGTTTTCTATTTCATTATTAATTTTCAAATATAATCCATTATCTTATATAACAAATATTTTTTATCCACTTATTTTTAATCAATAAAATTTAAATCAATTGTTTGACTACTGTTAAATAAATAATTTTTTGCTAATGAGGATAGTTCAGTGGAATAATTATTGAGATTTCGTGATGAAAATACACCTAAGCCATTTTCAATATTTGTGTATTCAGGTTTTTTTTGAACAATTCCAACTGAAGGACGATTTACATATATGTAGTAATAAATTTCTTTTCCTCCTGCCGAAAAAAGTAGTTCTATGTTATTTCTTGGTAGTTTTCTTTCAATGGATACATCAGCTTCAATATTATCTGCAATAAATTCAAAAAATTTCTTGCCATTAACACTTATTTCCATTTCAATGCTTGTTTGGCTTGGGGTTTTTAAATATGAAGCTAAGCTCCAAATAAGCTCAACAGTATCTTTTTTGGATGGATTATTTTTTTTGTATTCCAAATAGGTAAATTTTAAATCAATGTTATAGAAATAGGCATTTTCTCCGGGAAACCATTTTATTTTTGTTTTATTAGCTGTGTCAAAATGAATCAATCCCATTGGTCGTATTTGAATCATATTTCCTACAATATCTGTTTGAGAGCTAATGGCTTTTCCTGTTTTTGTATTTGTTATTTTTAATTTATAAATTGAGTTTTTATCTAATTCGGTACCTGAGGGTGTACGATATAAGTGTTGTCCCGGTGCATAAAAATCTCCGTAAACACTTTTGTTCTCGTTGTATTCTTTAAACAGAATTATATCGGATTTATGATTGCCGTTTTTCCATTCTTCAAGTACTACAAATAAGGAATCCATGTAGTAAAGTGAATCTGGGTTATTTGATGCAATTGAATCAGCTATCATTCCTTCGTTTGTAAATGCTTTTCCAATTTTTATGTAATGAATATTGTTGCTCTCATTTGGATTTAACATGCCATAAACAATGGTAATATCTTTCCATTCGGAATTAACTTGAAAGTCTTCTTCACATGAAAAAAGGAAGAGCGAAAAAACTAAAAGGATAAAAATTTTTTTAAACATCAAATAATTTTATAAACTTTATTAACTTTGTAAATTATACTGGTGCAAATTTATCATTTATTTATGAAATTCATAACTATAATTTTTGTTTTTGTTTGTGTGTTTTCTGCGAATTCACAAAATATTAATCTTAATCACTTTGATAAGGAATTATTTTCCTGTGATTTTTCGGATAAAAAAACTGCTGAACTCTGGCCTTCCATGAATAGTTCTGATGGCTTAATTATGATTCAAAACAACAAATATGTTATTGATAGAAAAGATGAATTTAGGGGTTATAATGTTTTCCCTGAATATTTGAATTTTTATAAAAATTGTGAGTTACAGTTTTCATTCACACTAAATTCTGATGAACCTGCAGGTATTCTTTTTAATTTTAATGAAAAGAAAAATCAAGGATATCTTATTGAAATAAACAGTAATAGAAAATTTAGAATTAAAAAGTTTCTTTCAAATGGTCAATTTGAATTTATTACAGGGAAAAATGAAAAAAAAAGTTGGCTAAAGTTTAAAATGCTTAACAAAGACAATGTTATTAATGATATAAATATTCTTGTTATTGAAAATGATGTAGAAATTTATTTAAATAATTTTTTTGCTTATTCATTCACATCAAAAATGCAGTATCAGTGCAGAAATTTTGGTATTTATGTAAGTCCTTCGAGTAAAATATCAGTTGATAAAATTAATTTATTAATTCATCATAATGATTTTGGAAAATATAACAATATTATAGGTGCATCTGATTCTGAGGGTAATATCGATTTAAAGAATAATTCATCATCATCTCAAAATGTTAGAAAATATCTTAATAAAATAGTTTCGCTCAATAATGAATTGAAAACTTTGGAATTGGAAATTGTGCAAAATGTAAAAAAACTTGAAAGGTGTAAGTATGATAATTCTATGCTAAATAATTATATATCAATCAACTTAGATACTGAACTTCAAAAAAAACTTAATAAAGCTGAACGCGAGTTGGTAATATTAAAGCAAAAACAATCCGATCTTATTGCTGAAAATAAATCTTTGCAAGAATTTAAAAGATTTTATCTGAACGATAAAAATGATAAAGACATTGTGAATTTTTTGTATGACGAAATTCATAAAATTGAAAAAGAAAACGAAAAATTGAAGCGTGAAATTACACGGCTTAAATCAAAATACTAATATATGTCCACTTATAAAAGAAGTTTTCCCAAGATTACAACTAAGGTTCTTCAAACTTTAAAAAAGAAGAAGGAAAAAATTGCTATGATAACTGCTTACGATTTTACAACAGCTAAGATTGTTGATAATGCAGGTATTGATATTATATTAGTTGGAGATTCTGCTTCAAATGTTATGGCAGGACACGAAACTACTTTGCCAATTACACTTGACCAAATGATTTACCATGCCGCTTCTGTTGTAAGGGCAAAAGTAAATGCAATGGTAGTTGTTGATTTGCCTTTTGGTGCTTATCAGGGGAATTCAAAAATAGCTTTAGATTCAGCAATAAGAATTATGAAAGAATCGGGAGCTAATTCTGTTAAAATGGAAGGTGGTGAAGAAATTCTTGAATCTATAAATAGAATAATAACAGCAGGAATACCCGTTATGGGTCATTTAGGTCTTACTCCTCAGTCAATAAATAAATTTGGAACTTATACCGTAAGAGCAAAGAGTGAAGCTGAAGCTGATAAATTAATGAAAGATGCCAGCATACTTGAAGAAGCGGGATGTTTTGCAATAGTACTTGAAAAAATTCCTGAAAAGCTTGCACAAATTGTTGCCAACAATTTAGTGATTCCGGTAATTGGTATTGGTGCAGGTCAGCATGTTGACGGTCAGGTTCTTGTTTATCATGATATGATTGGCTTAAATCAAGATTTTCATCCTCGTTTTTTAAGACGTTATGCAGACCTTAATAAAATTGTTACCGAAGCAGTTCAAAATTATATTGTTGATGTAAAATCAATGGATTTTCCTTCGGAGGATGAAAGTTACTAATACTAAACCGCCATCAAGATACTGAAAATAAAACATTTCTTTTCGCCCTGTTTTTATTCAAAAAATTATTCCGTAGCTATGGCTATGCAAGAATTTTGTGAAGAAAAACAAAACAAAAATAATTTATTTTCTTAATCAGCATCTTAATAGCGGTTTAGTATAACACAGATTCATATACTTAGTGCCTCTAAGAAAACTATCAAATTTTGCAGAGTTTTCTTAGAGACACTACTTATAAAAAAGGGGGAGTTGAGGTCGCGAGCGGACTCGAACCGCTGTGACTGGTTTTGCAGACCAACGCCTAACCACTCGGCCACGCGACCTTTTTTTGAGTTGCAAAGATACTAATTATTATTTAGTGTCTCTTAGAAAACTCTACAAAATTAAAAATGTTTCTTTTTGCGATATTTTTATTTTTCTCAAATCACTGATGCAAAGGCATCAGTTCATATCCAAAAAGTAAAAATCTCATCAAAAATAATTCATTTTATAAAAATAGATAGTTTTCTAAGAGGCACTATTTAATAAACAAAGTTTCTACAAAAGCTGAATTGACTTTTTCATTCCTTATCGGGTTTAATTTCCTTACTTTTAAGCGTACTTTTATTAGCTTTGGATATTCTTTAATTATTCCTTTGTAAATTTCTTCCAAAACAGTTTCAATAAGATTAAACTTTTTGACCATATTTGCTTTTACAATGTTACATACCTTCTCGTAATCAATTGTTTGATCAAGTTCATCCTCAATATTTGAAAAATCTATATCTGTTTCCAGTGTTACATCAACGAGAAAAATTCTTCCTTCTTCTTTTTCCCATGAGTAAACGCCTACTGGTGCTTTTACTTCAATTCCTTCAATGCCAATAATACTCATAAACTTAATTTGTGTTATTTAAACAGATATATTTTAAGAGTGCAAAATATAATTATTTAATAAACTTGAAGAAATTAGAAAAAGAAAAATTTAACTGAATTATTATCATCAAATCTTTTTAAATGTTGATAAGTCTTGACTTATCAAGATTTGAATAGATTGCAATAAAAACTTGATAAATTATTTTGAAATGTTCTATTAGTGGTATTTAGTGCCTCTAAGAAAACTATCAAATTTTGCAGAGTTTTCTTAGAGACACTATTTAGTGGCTATAAGAAAACTCATATATTTTTGACTGTTAGAATATTATGTGTATTTTGTCGCTTGAATCTAATGTCATAAAGTAGTCATTAAATTGTCACTAAGTTACAAAACCCAATGACAGCTTGGCTAAATGACTATTAATGACAATTGAATGACTTTTACATTCACATCCATTATTAATTCAAAGCCCAAGTATAATGAGTAATACAAAGTTTTCTTAGAGGCACTATTTAACCCAACTTGGCTCTACTCAAATACACATTCCTAACTTGTAAAAATTGATTAAATTTTGCTTCTGCTTACCGGCATTGTCATACATCTACAACCGCCACCACCACGTGCTAATTCGCCACCTTCCATGGTGATTACATATTTTTCGTAATTGTTTAAATTTATTTTTTTACTAATAACATCTTTGGCTTTTATAACTTCAAATCCGTTATTATTCATTTCTTCAATTGTATAAATATTTCTGCCGTAGCCAATTACTTTTCCGGGGGCAAGAGCAAAGAAGTTTGCTCCACTATGCCATTGCTCTCTATCCTGAATATAGCTGTCTTTTTTGCCACCACAATAAATCGGTTCCATATCCATTCCAAGTTCTTTAAGTGCCGATGGAATACTTTTTTTCTCTTTTATTGAAATTACTTTTCCGTTATCAATTTGAATATGAATAGTTAAAAACCTGTTTGTTTTGAGGATAAGTGGTTCATAAACCATACATTTATCGTTATCAAGAAAAGTAAAAGCCATATCAAGATGAATAAATGATTCAGGCTCATAAGGCAATTCTTGAATAATTATGTGTCTTTTTACTTTTTGTTTTTTTATGTATTCAATAACTTGGTCAATTCCTTGAGTTGTTGTTCTGTCTCCATTCCCAATAAGTAAAATATCCTCTCTTGCAACAAGAATATCACCGCCTTCAATTGTAGCTTTAGAATCAGAATTTTCATAGCGGGCAAGATTTACGGTTTCTGAATGTAAAAGAGGGTGGTGCTTAAAAATTGCTTCCATTATAAGTGATTCTCTGTCTCTTACATTGCTTGCCATTTTGTTGATAAGCACCTTGTTGTATATTGTCGATGAGGCATCTCTTGTAAAAAAGAAATTATGCAATGGGCGTAATGAATATCTTTCTTTATCAAGAAATTTTGAAAGATTATCTTTTACCATTACAA
This window of the Bacteroidota bacterium genome carries:
- the folB gene encoding dihydroneopterin aldolase translates to MSIIGIEGIEVKAPVGVYSWEKEEGRIFLVDVTLETDIDFSNIEDELDQTIDYEKVCNIVKANMVKKFNLIETVLEEIYKGIIKEYPKLIKVRLKVRKLNPIRNEKVNSAFVETLFIK
- a CDS encoding LamG-like jellyroll fold domain-containing protein, whose translation is MKNIYFLTIILFCSVSVYSQRSSCIVADYQFDANVMDKTTNNYHGTNHGAIITTGFTGDNNAAFSFNGIDNYIILPETFDYPERSITLWFKSQSHNESGVILNNDTPDLLYGKNIIVIVKDGSQYNLKYNVGKTGNQFEASINLNQWYFVAVALNQDSLHYYLDGVKIYSGVMGYYHGSPDGAENTRIGCGRKIDYFFHGSIDNIKMFNCTLTDSEINQYYTSIKENYIKHEKINLYPNPAKSFVNIEIPEIYNNEMILELYNSSGQSVRKIQINNETTHFQRQNEANGIYYYQIYSTSKGILTSGKLQLQ
- a CDS encoding arginine deiminase family protein, which translates into the protein MKHLKANIFSEIGKLNGVILHTPGHEVENMIPENAERALYSDILNLNTAKKEYKQLNALLSELTNTFQAKELLSDILKNNDVKTELINFICKNENIVELTDYLCSLNHEELSTKLIEGVVMVKDNLSKFLDKERYSLRPLHNFFFTRDASSTIYNKVLINKMASNVRDRESLIMEAIFKHHPLLHSETVNLARYENSDSKATIEGGDILVAREDILLIGNGDRTTTQGIDQVIEYIKKQKVKRHIIIQELPYEPESFIHLDMAFTFLDNDKCMVYEPLILKTNRFLTIHIQIDNGKVISIKEKKSIPSALKELGMDMEPIYCGGKKDSYIQDREQWHSGANFFALAPGKVIGYGRNIYTIEEMNNNGFEVIKAKDVISKKINLNNYEKYVITMEGGELARGGGGCRCMTMPVSRSKI
- the panB gene encoding 3-methyl-2-oxobutanoate hydroxymethyltransferase, whose product is MSTYKRSFPKITTKVLQTLKKKKEKIAMITAYDFTTAKIVDNAGIDIILVGDSASNVMAGHETTLPITLDQMIYHAASVVRAKVNAMVVVDLPFGAYQGNSKIALDSAIRIMKESGANSVKMEGGEEILESINRIITAGIPVMGHLGLTPQSINKFGTYTVRAKSEAEADKLMKDASILEEAGCFAIVLEKIPEKLAQIVANNLVIPVIGIGAGQHVDGQVLVYHDMIGLNQDFHPRFLRRYADLNKIVTEAVQNYIVDVKSMDFPSEDESY